CGGACGCACGTTCGCCCGCGTCGAGAGCTTTTCACTGCAGGAGTTCGACAAGCTCGGCACGGCTTCGCTCATTACACGTACGACGAACGACATTACGCAGGTGCAGCAGGTGCTGCTGATGATGATGCGGATGATGGTCGCCGCTCCTATGATGTGCATCGGCGGCACGATCATGGCGATTTCCAAGGATCCCGGGCTTTCGCTGGTCATCGTTTGCGTCATTCCGGTGCTCGCTTTGACGATTTATTTGATCGCGGGCAGAGGGATACCGCTGTTTAAGGTCATGCAGCCGAAAATCGACAAACTGAACCTCGTCTTGCGGGAAAGTTTGACCGGAATTCGCGTGATCCGCGCGTTTAACCGAAACGAGGACGAGAAGAAGCGTTTCGATGAAGCGAATCTCGACTTGACCGACACCGCCGTAAAGGCAAATAAAATCATGGCGGCGATGATGCCGATGATGATGCTGATCATGAACCTAACCTCCATCGCGATCATTTGGTTCGGGGGCCTGCGCATCAGCGCCGGACACATGGAGGTGGGCGACCTGATGGCGTTCCTGCAGTATGCCATGCAGATTATGTTTTCGCTGATCATGGTATCGATGATGTTCATCATGGTGCCGCGTGCTTCCGCTTCAGCGGTTCGAATCAATCAGGTGCTGGATACCGAGCCGGAAATCGTCGACCATCCGGAGGCGAAAACAGCGGCCGGCAAAGGCGGTCATGTCGTTTTCGATCATGTCACGTTCAGCTACCCCGGCGCGGAAAAACCGGCGCTCTCGAACATTTCGTTCGAAGCGAGGCCTGGGGAAACGACGGCGATTATCGGCGGCACCGGGTCGGGCAAATCGACGCTCGTCAGCTTGCTGGCGCGCTTCTACGATGCGGACAGCGGCAGCGTAACGGTGGACGGCGTCGATGTGCGGGATATGACCCAGGAAAGCCTGCGCTCCAAAATCGGCTTCGTTCCGCAAAAAGCGGTGCTTTTCTCGGGGACGATCCGCGACAATATCGCCTACGGCAAAGAGGACGCAACGGACGAGGAGATTCGGCATGCCGCGGAAATCGCACAGGCCGCCTCGTTTATTTCCGAAAAGCAGGAAGGTTATGACGCGGTTATCTCGCAGGGAGGATCCAATCTGTCCGGTGGGCAAAAACAACGGCTGTCCATAGCGCGGGCGATCGTGCGCAGGCCGGACATCTATGTGTTCGACGACAGCTTTTCGGCGCTTGATTTCAAGACCGACGCCAAACTGCGGGCTGCGCTGAAACGGGAGACGACGGAAGCTTCCGTCATCATCGTAGCGCAAAGGGTCAGTACGGTCATCGATGCGGACCGCATCATCGTGCTCGACGACGGGGAGATCGCCGGAATCGGCAGTCACCGTGAATTGATGGAAACATGCGAAGTGTACCGGGAAATCGTGGCCTCGCAGCTGGCTGAGGAGGAGATTGCATGAGCGGGCAAAATCAAAACAATGGATACGGCGGCGGTCCGGGAAAACCTCCCGGCGGAGCGGCGGGAATGGGCCGTGGCCCCGGTATGGGCGGACCCGGGCGGGGGCCGATGGGCGGCGGCTTCGGAATGCCGATGGCGATGCCCGGGCAAAAGGCCAAAGACGCCAAACGGACATTCCGCCGGCTGCTCGGTTATTTGAAGCCTTTTCGCTTGCAGCTCGTCGCCGTCATTATTACCGCAGTGCTCAGCACCATTTTCGGCATCGTAAGCCCGAAAATAATGGGGAAAGCGACGACCCGGCTGTTCGAAGGCCTGATGGCCAAAATGCAAAACGTTCCCGGAGCCGCTATCGATTTTCCGTACATCATGAATATTATCCTGATTTTGATCGTTTTGTATGCATTCAGCTCTTTATTTGCCTATATCCAGCAATATTTGATGGCCGGGGTCGCACAGAAGATGGTGTACCGGCTGCGCAGGGACGTAAACGAAAAGCTGACTCGCCTGCCGCTCAAATATTTCGATTCGCAAACCCACGGCGAAATCATGAGCCGGGCCGTAAACGATATGGACAATATCAGCGGAACGCTCCAGCAAAGCTTGACCCAGGTTATGACATCCGCCATCACGCTGCTTGGTATCGTCGTGATGATGCTGACGATCAGCCCGCTTTTAACCTTGATTCTCGTGCTGACATTACCTTTGAGCTTTCTTGTGATCAAAGCGATCTCGTCGCGGTCGCAGGCTCATTTTATCGGTCAGCAGAAGGCGCTCGGCGAGCTGAACGGGCATGTGGAGGAGATGTATACCGGCCATAAAATCGTCAAGGCGTTCGGGTACGAGAAAAAATCCGTGGCGAAGTTCGATGCGATTAACGACCGCTTGTACGAATCCGGTTGGCGGGCGCAGTTCGTCAGCGGCATCATGATGCCGCTTATGACGGTTATCAATAACATCGGTTACGTGCTGATTTGCGTCGTCGGCGGCATTCTGGCGACGCGAAAACTGATTGAGATCGGCGATATTCAAGCTTTCATTCAATATGCGCGCCAGTTCTCGATGCCGATTATACAGACCGCCAACATCGCAAACATCATCCAATCCACGCTGGCTTCCTCGGAGCGGGTATTCGAAATTCTCGACGAGCCGGAAGAAGTTGCGGAGACGGAGAACGGCATCGTATTGCGCGAGCCGAAGGGCGATGTACGCTTTGAAAACGTCAGCTTCGGTTACAAGGAAGGCGCCTCGCTCATCGAAAACATGAACATCGACGTAAAGCAAGGACAAACAATTGCGATCGTCGGTCCGACCGGAGCCGGCAAAACGACACTCGTCAATCTTCTCATGCGCTTCTACGAATTAAACAGCGGCGCGATTACGGTCGACGGCGTCAATATTACCGCGATGGAACGCGGGCAGCTGCGCCGGCTCTTCGGTATGGTGCTGCAGGATACGTGGCTGTTTAACGGCACGATTCGCGACAACATCGGCTACGGCCGGGCCGGCGCCAGCGAGGCGGAAATCGTCGCAGCCGCGCAGGCAGCGCATGCCGACCATTTCATCCGCACGTTGCCGGACGGATACGACACGGTGCTGAATGAGGAAGCATCCAACATCTCGCAAGGGCAAAAGCAGCTGCTCACCATAGCCCGCGCGATCCTCGCGAATCCCGCCATTCTCATCCTCGATGAGGCGACAAGCAGCGTCGATACGCGGACCGAGATGCAGATCCAGAAAGCGATGCACACGCTGATGCGGGGACGCACAAGCTTCGTTATTGCTCACAGGCTGTCGACGATCCGGGATGCCGATCTGATCCTCGTCATGAACCACGGCAGCGTCGTCGAGCAGGGGACGCACGAGGAGCTGCTTGCGCGCGGCGGTTTCTACGCCGAGCTGTACAACAGCCAGTTCTCCGAAGGCGCCATCGCCTAAGCGAATAAAGCCGGACAGATGCCTGGGCATCTGTCCGGCTTTTTTTTACTATAAGATCAGGCTGTCGGAATCGGCTGCTTTTCTTTCCCGTCTTGTTAGAGCCCCGGGTTCGACAGTCGGTAGATGCACAATCCGTCTCAAACCCAAGCGGGACAAGGGATGCGGCAGTTGTGGATAACTACGTGTGGTGCCTACATCTTTTGGGGGTCAAGAGAGCGAAATATCCCATATTTGCTGGGGTTCTGCGATTTGCAAGGCCGAAACAATTGCCCGATGTTCGTCCGTTAATTCCGTCCGTTGCCGCAGCTTTCCACCATCCAAACGGTACTCAACCAGATGCAGCGTCTGCATGAGCGAACGAATCTCGCGCCACGTTTGACCGGTTTGGTTTTCTGCAATCCGGATGAGCATCAAGGCCAGCCAGCAAAGCAGGACATGTGCGCGAATCCGTTCTTCTTTCCGGTGGTAGACCGGCCGCAGTTCCAGCGATTGCTTGAGTGTCCGAAACGCTGCTTCCACCTGAAGCAATTGCTTGTACCCGAGTGCCACGTCTTCCGTGGACAAGGTGTCGTCAGAGGTGCGCAGCAAGTATTTGCCGTCCAGATGCTCCATCGCTTTGACGGCGGCCAGATCGATACGCAGATTGCCGCGCTTGTCGGTCTTGAGATACCGTTTGTACGTCGGATGGCTGTGTAGACGGCAGTGTGCCCCGGTATGCGCTTCGCCGTCCAGTTCCTTCAACCGGGCAAGCTCCGTGCGCAGCTGCTCCAGATGCGCTTCGCGCCGGGCGGCATCCCGCTTTGCTTCTTCCGGATTGCGAACGAGCACGTATCGCTTGCGCGCTTCGCCATCCCCCACGACGATCTCCTTGACCTCCAGGTTGTCTCGGATCGTTTTGAAACGTCCCGGATGCGCGAGTGCCGCTTCGACGGTCGGCTTGCCCGACGTCATCTTCTCCCCGGCAATGTAGTGGCCGCCGCTCTGTTGCAGTACGCGCAGATTGTCTTCGGAGGAGAAACCGCGGTCGACGACGGTAATCACACGCCCGAGTTTCCACCCGATCAGATCCTTTTTCACCTGCGGCACAACGTTCATATCCGACGTATTGCCCGGCCACACCCAACAACGAATCGGGATGCCCTCACGCGTGACAGCAAAACCGATGACCACCTGCGGAAGGTCGGGGCGATGGTCTTTCGAATAACCGGTTTTGCGAAAATCGTCTTCGTCGTCCTCTTCCGTCTCAAAATACGTGGAGGTCGTGTCGAAGAACAGCAGATCGACTTCCAGATTCAGCAAATCCGCTACCGTATGGAACACTTCACGCTGGATGCTTTCTTCCGACGTGAGCAGAAAATCCATTGCCCGGTAGCCATGCTGCACGTCAAACGCCGGAAGGTCCGGGATGACCACTTCACGATCCACCCAATCTTCAATCGCCAGCTTGCTGCTTGGTGCCAGCGCCCGATTGGCCACCATGGCAAAGATGGCGCGTTCAAC
The window above is part of the Paenibacillus hamazuiensis genome. Proteins encoded here:
- a CDS encoding ABC transporter ATP-binding protein codes for the protein MIKLFKFLQPYRWTIAFVLLLIFLQSLSELILPTLMADIVDHGIVPGDIGYIWRIGGIMLLVSVVSGLFSVISSFYSSKISAGFGRIVRGRTFARVESFSLQEFDKLGTASLITRTTNDITQVQQVLLMMMRMMVAAPMMCIGGTIMAISKDPGLSLVIVCVIPVLALTIYLIAGRGIPLFKVMQPKIDKLNLVLRESLTGIRVIRAFNRNEDEKKRFDEANLDLTDTAVKANKIMAAMMPMMMLIMNLTSIAIIWFGGLRISAGHMEVGDLMAFLQYAMQIMFSLIMVSMMFIMVPRASASAVRINQVLDTEPEIVDHPEAKTAAGKGGHVVFDHVTFSYPGAEKPALSNISFEARPGETTAIIGGTGSGKSTLVSLLARFYDADSGSVTVDGVDVRDMTQESLRSKIGFVPQKAVLFSGTIRDNIAYGKEDATDEEIRHAAEIAQAASFISEKQEGYDAVISQGGSNLSGGQKQRLSIARAIVRRPDIYVFDDSFSALDFKTDAKLRAALKRETTEASVIIVAQRVSTVIDADRIIVLDDGEIAGIGSHRELMETCEVYREIVASQLAEEEIA
- a CDS encoding ABC transporter ATP-binding protein translates to MGRGPGMGGPGRGPMGGGFGMPMAMPGQKAKDAKRTFRRLLGYLKPFRLQLVAVIITAVLSTIFGIVSPKIMGKATTRLFEGLMAKMQNVPGAAIDFPYIMNIILILIVLYAFSSLFAYIQQYLMAGVAQKMVYRLRRDVNEKLTRLPLKYFDSQTHGEIMSRAVNDMDNISGTLQQSLTQVMTSAITLLGIVVMMLTISPLLTLILVLTLPLSFLVIKAISSRSQAHFIGQQKALGELNGHVEEMYTGHKIVKAFGYEKKSVAKFDAINDRLYESGWRAQFVSGIMMPLMTVINNIGYVLICVVGGILATRKLIEIGDIQAFIQYARQFSMPIIQTANIANIIQSTLASSERVFEILDEPEEVAETENGIVLREPKGDVRFENVSFGYKEGASLIENMNIDVKQGQTIAIVGPTGAGKTTLVNLLMRFYELNSGAITVDGVNITAMERGQLRRLFGMVLQDTWLFNGTIRDNIGYGRAGASEAEIVAAAQAAHADHFIRTLPDGYDTVLNEEASNISQGQKQLLTIARAILANPAILILDEATSSVDTRTEMQIQKAMHTLMRGRTSFVIAHRLSTIRDADLILVMNHGSVVEQGTHEELLARGGFYAELYNSQFSEGAIA
- a CDS encoding IS1634 family transposase, with translation MYIRTISRKNKNGSITRYVQLAHNERNPVTGTPQAKVLYHFGRADELDMEGLKRLAASIHRFIGEPQAPSPSSAQPASVTLLSSRSLGGVWLLDQLWKKLGIGEAITRRLADREYRMPVERAIFAMVANRALAPSSKLAIEDWVDREVVIPDLPAFDVQHGYRAMDFLLTSEESIQREVFHTVADLLNLEVDLLFFDTTSTYFETEEDDEDDFRKTGYSKDHRPDLPQVVIGFAVTREGIPIRCWVWPGNTSDMNVVPQVKKDLIGWKLGRVITVVDRGFSSEDNLRVLQQSGGHYIAGEKMTSGKPTVEAALAHPGRFKTIRDNLEVKEIVVGDGEARKRYVLVRNPEEAKRDAARREAHLEQLRTELARLKELDGEAHTGAHCRLHSHPTYKRYLKTDKRGNLRIDLAAVKAMEHLDGKYLLRTSDDTLSTEDVALGYKQLLQVEAAFRTLKQSLELRPVYHRKEERIRAHVLLCWLALMLIRIAENQTGQTWREIRSLMQTLHLVEYRLDGGKLRQRTELTDEHRAIVSALQIAEPQQIWDISLS